A DNA window from Candidatus Syntrophosphaera sp. contains the following coding sequences:
- the kdsB gene encoding 3-deoxy-manno-octulosonate cytidylyltransferase: protein MKAIAVIPARYASTRFPAKALAPLKGKPLILWVREAVSNTGLFETVLVATDSELIKSAVEDFGGKAVLTRSDHPSGTDRIAEASAGLDFDLIVNVQGDEPLITKDALAPLLKAFDDPSVRIASLLAPLEDPALLADPNIVKVVTDQFSNALYFSRAPIPWDRDGTGFDRYKRHIGVYAYRREALMRFIMLPPGTLEQVEKLEQLRALENGIPIRMVETAYQGIGIDTPEDLERVELLLRASR from the coding sequence ATGAAAGCCATCGCAGTCATCCCCGCGCGCTATGCCAGTACGCGCTTTCCCGCCAAAGCCCTCGCTCCGCTCAAAGGCAAACCACTGATCCTCTGGGTTCGCGAAGCTGTTTCCAACACCGGTCTGTTCGAAACGGTCCTCGTGGCCACCGATTCAGAGCTGATCAAGTCAGCCGTGGAAGATTTTGGTGGAAAAGCCGTCCTCACCAGAAGCGATCATCCCAGCGGAACTGATCGCATCGCCGAAGCCTCCGCCGGGCTGGATTTTGACCTCATCGTCAACGTCCAGGGCGACGAACCTTTGATCACCAAAGACGCTTTGGCCCCGCTGCTCAAGGCTTTTGACGATCCCTCCGTGCGGATCGCCTCGCTGCTGGCTCCTCTGGAAGATCCGGCGCTGCTGGCCGATCCCAACATCGTCAAGGTGGTGACCGACCAATTCTCCAACGCCCTCTATTTTTCCCGAGCCCCCATCCCCTGGGACCGTGATGGAACAGGATTTGACCGCTACAAACGCCACATCGGCGTCTATGCCTATCGCCGCGAGGCCCTAATGCGCTTCATCATGCTGCCTCCCGGGACCTTGGAACAGGTGGAGAAGCTGGAACAGCTCCGGGCCCTGGAGAACGGGATCCCCATCCGTATGGTCGAAACCGCCTATCAGGGCATCGGGATCGACACCCCGGAGGACCTGGAACGGGTCGAACTCCTGCTCAGAGCGTCACGCTGA